The Deinobacterium chartae genome contains a region encoding:
- a CDS encoding GNAT family N-acetyltransferase produces the protein MHISSFLIQEGRDSDYAALSDLMDVMRAERVPDEPSAPLSERQVAWRSVPELYRIRTWLAWEDGQAVGRAEAGYPDVPENAHLLHTLFEVHPAHRRRGLGRTLLAEVVTYAETLGRRSLLLSSVSNVPDGEAFLQRIGARPALEMRVSRLELADVDAGLLDRWLEAGPAADFELGFWTGVYPDEHLEDIARLYDILNTAPRGELEVEDVRTSAEELRQRDRSFAATGQRRWVAYALERASGRFVGFTELDWHPARPGTLSQGATGVFPEFRGRGLGRWLKAAMLRRVMLELPEARRIETGNAQSNAPMLAINVALGFRPHRTLINWQLEVEQARRYLDG, from the coding sequence ATGCATATCTCTTCTTTTTTGATTCAGGAGGGCCGCGACTCGGATTACGCCGCACTCTCTGATCTGATGGATGTCATGCGTGCCGAGCGGGTTCCGGACGAGCCCTCCGCTCCGCTGAGCGAGCGGCAGGTGGCTTGGCGCAGCGTTCCCGAGCTGTACCGAATTCGTACGTGGCTGGCCTGGGAGGATGGGCAGGCCGTTGGGCGTGCCGAGGCGGGCTATCCGGACGTTCCCGAGAACGCGCACCTGCTGCATACCCTGTTCGAGGTGCATCCGGCACATCGCAGGCGCGGTCTGGGCCGGACCCTGTTGGCCGAGGTGGTGACCTACGCCGAGACGCTGGGGCGCCGATCCCTGCTGCTCAGCAGCGTCAGCAACGTACCCGACGGAGAGGCATTCCTGCAAAGAATCGGTGCGCGGCCCGCCCTCGAGATGCGCGTCAGCCGCCTCGAGCTCGCCGATGTGGACGCCGGGCTGCTGGACCGCTGGCTGGAGGCCGGACCTGCGGCGGATTTCGAGCTGGGGTTCTGGACCGGGGTTTATCCCGACGAGCACCTCGAGGACATTGCCCGTTTGTACGACATTCTGAACACGGCGCCGCGCGGCGAACTCGAGGTCGAGGACGTGCGAACCAGCGCCGAGGAACTGCGCCAGCGGGACCGGTCGTTTGCCGCTACCGGTCAGCGGCGCTGGGTGGCTTACGCGCTCGAGCGCGCCAGCGGCAGGTTCGTGGGCTTCACCGAGCTCGACTGGCATCCTGCACGTCCCGGTACGCTGAGTCAGGGAGCGACCGGGGTGTTTCCCGAGTTTCGTGGGCGCGGGCTGGGCCGCTGGCTGAAGGCCGCCATGCTGCGGCGGGTCATGCTCGAATTACCCGAGGCCCGGCGCATCGAGACCGGCAATGCCCAGAGCAATGCCCCGATGCTGGCCATCAACGTAGCGCTGGGATTCCGACCCCATCGCACGCTGATCAACTGGCAGCTCGAGGTGGAGCAAGCGCGCCGTTACCTCGACGGATAA
- a CDS encoding SDR family NAD(P)-dependent oxidoreductase, with amino-acid sequence MARSATLLLTALGLGTLWALRRTGSRYDLRGKVVLIAGGSRGLGLVLARELARRGARLVLSARDPQTLERAAEELRSRGAEVYAQAYDLSDPEQAAALVQAAGAHFGRIDVLINNAGVIQVGPFETMQLCDYDEAMRTHFWAPLHLIRAVLPGMRSRREGRIVNISSIGGKVSVPHLLPYSASKFALTGFSQGLRAELKQEGILVTTVCPGLIRSGSTPHVFVRGRHQAEYAWFSVADSLPVLSASAEATARDIVRALEAGQAELITSLPGKALAAAHGLFPGRVSDLLAMTNRLLPRASGYDLERRTGAESESAVTRSALTALSRKAAAANNEGPAR; translated from the coding sequence ATGGCACGAAGCGCTACGCTGCTGCTCACCGCACTCGGATTAGGAACGCTGTGGGCCCTGAGACGCACCGGTTCCCGCTACGATCTGCGCGGCAAGGTCGTGCTGATCGCCGGAGGCTCGCGCGGACTCGGACTGGTTCTGGCGCGCGAGCTCGCACGCCGGGGTGCCCGGCTGGTCCTGAGCGCCCGTGACCCCCAGACCCTGGAACGGGCCGCCGAGGAACTCCGCTCGAGGGGGGCCGAGGTATACGCCCAGGCCTACGACCTCAGCGACCCCGAACAGGCAGCCGCGCTGGTACAGGCGGCGGGCGCACACTTCGGAAGAATCGACGTTCTGATCAACAACGCGGGCGTGATCCAGGTGGGGCCGTTCGAGACCATGCAGCTCTGTGACTACGACGAGGCCATGCGCACCCACTTTTGGGCCCCGCTGCACCTGATCCGCGCAGTACTTCCCGGTATGCGCTCACGGCGCGAGGGGCGCATCGTCAACATCTCCTCGATCGGGGGCAAGGTCAGCGTCCCGCACCTGCTGCCCTACAGCGCCTCCAAATTCGCGCTCACCGGCTTCTCGCAGGGTTTGCGCGCCGAGCTGAAGCAGGAGGGCATCCTGGTCACCACCGTCTGTCCCGGTCTGATTCGCAGCGGCAGCACCCCGCACGTTTTCGTACGGGGGCGGCATCAGGCCGAGTACGCCTGGTTCAGCGTGGCCGACTCGCTCCCGGTACTGTCGGCTTCGGCCGAGGCCACCGCCCGCGACATCGTGCGCGCCCTCGAGGCCGGACAGGCCGAACTGATCACCAGCCTGCCCGGCAAGGCGCTGGCCGCCGCGCACGGCCTGTTCCCCGGACGGGTAAGTGACCTGCTGGCCATGACCAACCGCCTGCTGCCGCGAGCCAGCGGCTATGACCTCGAGCGCCGCACCGGCGCCGAGAGCGAATCGGCGGTTACCCGCTCGGCACTGACCGCGCTGAGCCGCAAAGCCGCCGCAGCGAACAACGAGGGGCCCGCGCGCTGA